Proteins encoded together in one Prunus dulcis chromosome 3, ALMONDv2, whole genome shotgun sequence window:
- the LOC117621172 gene encoding LOW QUALITY PROTEIN: cellulose synthase-like protein H1 (The sequence of the model RefSeq protein was modified relative to this genomic sequence to represent the inferred CDS: inserted 1 base in 1 codon) produces the protein MANPNSLPLHERFEHKNTLHKVMEFIILFLLLSLLVYRLLSFNNNGFTWLIAFLCELSFTFNWIITINNKWNIVEYKTYPDRLLQRVAEHELPPVDMFVTTADPELEPPIITINTVLSLLALDYPADKLACYVSDDGCSPLTFYSLVEASKFAKLWVPFCKKYDVQVRAPFRYFSNNNTMFSGNKSNEFKREWKTLKDEYEQLSRKVEDAVGKSIPFDLSGDFAVFSDIEGNNHPTIIKVVWENKVGASNGLPHLVYISREKRPKHPHHSKAGAMNVLTRVSGLMTNAPFMLNVDCDMLVNNPNMMFHAMCMLLGSKNETENAXVQFPQTFYDGLKDDPFGNQMTVVWKYAGRGISGIQGPFYLGTGCVHRRKVIYGLSPNDVKMTNGKPELHKTFGNSKEFTKSADDALRGKTKYPDMLSKSMEAAHQVGDCGYEYDTNWGKKVGWMYGSRTEDVLTGLSIHKRGWRSIICSPDPPAFQGCAPTGGPASMTQQKRWATGLLEILLSKNCPIFHTIFANLKFRMFLAYFWLFSWALRSVPELCYAALPAYSIITNTHFLPKGQEPTYYIPIALFVLYHVYTLSEYLQTGLSIRAWWNNQRMGRIIPMSAWLFGVVGVILKLSGRSETLFEVTRKDQSTSTDEGTEAGTFTFDKSPIFVPPTTILLVHLTALATALFGLQPPAHDGLGSGPLEVVCSVWLVLCLWPFFKGLFGAGKYGIPLSTIFKSAGFTLLFYTLCTNMCPLWK, from the exons ATGGCTAACCCCAACTCTCTCCCTCTACATGAAAGATTCGAGCACAAAAACACTTTGCACAAAGTCATGGAGTTTATaatcctcttcctcctcctctcacTCCTTGTTTATCGTCTCCTCTCTTTCAACAACAATGGTTTCACTTGGCTTATTGCCTTTCTATGTGAGCTCTCCTTTACCTTCAACTGGATCATCACCATCAACAACAAATGGAACATTGTTGAATACAAAACATACCCAGACCGCCTCTTACAACG CGTGGCTGAGCATGAACTTCCCCCAGTGGACATGTTTGTGACCACAGCAGACCCAGAGCTGGAACCACCTATTATTACCATAAACACTGTGCTTTCTCTGTTGGCTTTGGATTACCCAGCAGACAAACTAGCTTGCTATGTGTCTGATGATGGTTGTTCCCCTCTCACCTTCTACTCGCTTGTGGAAGCATCAAAGTTTGCCAAGCTTTGGGTTCCATTTTGCAAGAAGTACGATGTTCAAGTTAGAGCTCCTTTTAGATACTTCTCCAATAATAATACCATGTTTTCTGgaaataaatcaaatgaaTTCAAGCGAGAATGGAAAACACTGAAG GATGAGTATGAGCAGCTTAGCCGCAAAGTTGAGGATGCGGTAGGCAAATCTATTCCATTTGATCTTAGCGGAGACTTTGCAGTTTTCTCAGATATAGAGGGCAATAATCATCCAACAATCATCAAG GTTGTATGGGAGAACAAGGTAGGTGCTTCAAATGGACTGCCACATTTGGTTTATATATCCAGAGAAAAGCGGCCAAAGCATCCACATCATTCCAAAGCTGGGGCCATGAATGTTTTG ACTAGAGTGTCAGGGTTGATGACAAATGCTCCCTTCATGCTGAACGTAGACTGTGACATGTTGGTCAACAACCCAAACATGATGTTTCATGCAATGTGCATGTTGCTGGGATCCAAGAACGAAACGGAAAATG TTGTTCAATTCCCACAAACCTTCTACGACGGACTCAAGGATGACCCGTTTGGCAATCAGATGACAGTTGTGTGGAAG TATGCCGGGCGTGGAATATCAGGAATTCAAGGCCCTTTTTATTTAGGAACAGGATGTGTTCATAGACGAAAAGTTATCTACGGTCTCTCTCCAAATGATGTCAAGATGACTAatg GAAAGCCAGAACTGCATAAAACTTTTGGAAATTCAAAAGAATTCACCAAATCAGCAGATGATGCTTTGAGAGGAAAGACAAAATATCCAGACATGCTTTCAAAATCCATGGAGGCTGCACACCAAGTTGGAGATTGTGGGTACGAGTATGACACCAATTGGGGTAAAAAG GTGGGGTGGATGTATGGATCAAGAACAGAAGATGTCCTCACTGGGCTTTCAATCCATAAGAGAGGTTGGAGATCAATTATTTGTTCACCTGACCCACCAGCTTTTCAAGGGTGTGCTCCAACTGGTGGGCCTGCTTCCATGACCCAACAGAAGAGGTGGGCCACAGGCCTGCTTGAAATCCTGCTCAGTAAAAATTGTCCCATATTTCATACTATATTTGCAAACCTCAAATTTAGGATGTTCTTAGCGTACTTCTGGCTCTTTTCTTGGGCCCTACGCTCGGTTCCTGAGCTTTGCTATGCTGCTCTGCCAGCTTACAGTATCATCACCAACACACATTTCTTGCCCAAG GGCCAGGAACCAACCTACTATATACCAATAGCTCTGTTTGTGCTTTACCATGTGTACACTTTATCGGAGTATCTTCAAACCGGTCTATCAATCCGGGCATGGTGGAACAACCAAAGAATGGGAAGAATAATCCCAATGAGTGCTTGGTTATTTGGAGTTGTTGGTGTCATACTCAAACTCTCAGGCAGATCAGAGACACTGTTTGAAGTCACAAGAAAAGACCAATCTACTTCAACTGATGAAGGAACTGAAGCAGGCACATTCACATTTGACAAGTCCCCAATTTTTGTGCCTCCCACTACAATTTTGCTGGTGCACTTAACAGCCCTTGCTACTGCATTGTTTGGGCTGCAACCACCAGCTCATGATGGGCTCGGGTCTGGCCCATTAGAGGTTGTGTGCAGTGTGTGGTTGGTGCTGTGCCTCTGGCCGTTTTTCAAAGGGCTGTTTGGTGCTGGGAAATATGGGATTCCCTTATCCACCATATTCAAGTCTGCTGGTTTCACATTACTGTTCTACACTTTGTGCACAAATATGTGCCCTCTTTGGAAGTGA
- the LOC117621178 gene encoding putative pentatricopeptide repeat-containing protein At1g10330, translated as MPRSSSPECLLQLLQRFLKHPNQINQIHSRLISHGHLLHSPNPSSASKWMTTLLYNTLIRAHLGFSQAHKPFLLFAHMLAHQAPPNSHTFPPLIKAASASSSPNLGAPLHTQVVKRGVLHDSFIQTSLVSFYAQFGILCDARKVFEEISEPCVVAYNAMIDGFGKNGDMGLAVSLFQSMPKRDVVSWTSVINGFGRNGSFSEGIQFFKMMVHEDLMGCFVKPNEATYVTVLSSCANLDGWGSLYWGKQIHGYVTRKEIELTAFLGTALIDFYGKMGYVRSAANVFKKMVVTEVCTWNAMISALSLNGEEREALDLFEKMKRERLQPNAVTFVAVLTACARGKLVNFGLELFRSMSNDFGVEPIMEHYGCVVDLLGRAGLFLEATELIKSMPFEPDSSVLGALLGSCKIHGTPELGNKVGQKLLELQPQHCGRYVVLSSINAGTERWDRAAAVRQAMVHAGIRKIPAYSVIDVK; from the coding sequence ATGCCACGTTCGTCATCTCCCGAGTGTTTACTGCAACTCCTCCAACGCTTCCTCAAACACCCAAACCAAATCAACCAAATCCATTCCCGCCTTATCTCCCACGGTCATCTCCTCCACAGCCCAAACCCTAGCTCAGCTTCAAAATGGATGACGACCCTCCTTTACAACACTTTGATCAGAGCCCATCTCGGTTTCAGCCAAGCCCACAAGCCTTTCCTCCTCTTCGCCCACATGCTTGCCCACCAAGCCCCGCCCAACAGCCACACCTTCCCTCCGCTTATCAAAGCCGCCTCTGCCTCCTCCTCCCCGAATTTGGGCGCGCCCCTTCATACCCAAGTTGTGAAACGGGGCGTTCTGCATGACTCATTTATACAAACCTCGCTTGTTAGCTTCTATGCTCAGTTTGGTATTTTGTGTGATGCTCGCAAGGTGTTTGAGGAAATTTCTGAACCGTGTGTTGTGGCGTACAATGCGATGATTGATGGGTTTGGGAAGAATGGGGATATGGGTTTGGCTGTTTCGCTCTTTCAAAGCATGCCCAAGAGGGACGTGGTTTCGTGGACAAGTGTTATTAATGGGTTCGGGAGAAATGGGAGTTTCAGTGAGGGGATTCAGTTTTTTAAGATGATGGTGCATGAGGATTTGATGGGTTGTTTTGTAAAGCCAAATGAAGCTACTTATGTTACTGTGCTTTCTTCATGTGCTAATTTGGATGGGTGGGGATCCCTTTATTGGGGAAAGCAAATACATGGGTATGTTACTAGAAAAGAGATTGAATTGACTGCATTTCTGGGGACTGCATTGATAGATTTTTATGGGAAGATGGGTTACGTGAGAAGTGCCGCAAATGTTTTCAAGAAGATGGTAGTCACAGAAGTTTGTACTTGGAATGCAATGATTTCAGCTCTGTCTTTGAATGGTGAGGAGCGGGAGGCTTTGGActtgtttgaaaaaatgaaGAGAGAAAGGTTGCAGCCTAATGCAGTTACATTTGTCGCAGTTCTTACAGCTTGTGCTCGTGGAAAGCTGGTGAATTTTGGTCTGGAGTTGTTTAGATCAATGTCCAATGACTTTGGGGTTGAACCAATAATGGAACACTACGGGTGTGTGGTTGACCTCCTGGGCAGAGCAGGCCTATTTTTGGAGGCAACTGAGCTTATCAAGAGCATGCCTTTTGAGCCTGATTCTTCTGTATTGGGGGCTCTTTTGGGTTCTTGTAAGATTCATGGGACCCCCGAGCTGGGAAATAAAGTTGGGCAGAAACTGCTTGAGTTGCAGCCACAACATTGTGGACGATACGTGGTTTTGTCAAGCATTAATGCTGGGACGGAGAGATGGGATCGTGCTGCTGCTGTGAGGCAAGCAATGGTGCATGCTGGAATTCGGAAAATTCCAGCCTACAGTGTAATTGATGTAAAGTAG
- the LOC117621179 gene encoding protein usf, with protein sequence MLASAAINLRSSSASRAFSKALPNSTAAPFSLVRTLSRFSVRSMADSAAAPFKKIQIHRGDTAFDAYVVGKEDAPGIVVLQEWWGVDFEIKNHAMKISQLAPGFKALIPDLYRGKVGLDVAEAQHLMDGLDWQGAVKDIQASANWLKANGSKKVGVTGFCLGGALSIASSVLVPEVDAVVAFYGVPSSELADPAKAKAPVQAHFGELDNYVGFSDVGAAKSLEEKLKASGIPYEVHIYPGNGHAFMNRSQEGVKRRKNMGMPDEDEAAVQLAWSRFELWMTRYLSA encoded by the exons ATGTTGGCATCGGCTGCTATTAATCTGAGATCATCATCAGCTTCCAGAGCCTTCTCCAAAGCTCTCCCAAACTCCACCGCCGCTCCTTTCTCACTCGTACGGACTCTCTCTCGCTTCTCAGTCCGATCTATGGCCGACTCTGCTGCTGCCCCATTCaagaaaatccaaatccaCAGAGGTGATACT GCATTTGATGCATATGTTGTTGGAAAAGAAGATGCTCCTGGGATTGTTGTACTTCAAGAGTGGTGGGGTGTGGATTTTGAAATCAAGAACCATGCTATGAAAATTTCTCAACTTGCTCCTGGTTTCAAAGCACTTATCCCAGA CTTGTATCGGGGAAAGGTTGGTTTGGATGTTGCAGAAGCACAACATTTGATGGATGGTCTTGATTGGCAAGGTGCTGTAAAGGATATCCAAGCCTCTGCTAATTGGCTGAAAGCAAATGGTTCAAAGAAG GTCGGTGTTACTGGATTTTGCTTGGGGGGTGCTCTCTCAATTGCAAGTTCTGTTTTGGTCCCTGAGGTTGATGCTGTTGTTGCATTTTACGGAGTACCGTCATCAGAGCTTGCAGACCCTGCCAAAGCTAAGGCTCCTGTTCAGGCTCATTTTGGAGAGCTTGATAATTATGTTGGCTTCTCAGATGTGGGG gCTGCCAAGTCTTTGGAAGAAAAGCTGAAAGCATCAGGAATCCCGTATGAGGTGCACATTTATCCAGGCAATGGGCATGCCTTCATGAATAGATCTCAAGAAGGTgtgaagaggaggaagaacaTGGGCATGCCTGATGAGGATGAAGCTGCAGTTCAGCTGGCTTGGTCTCGCTTCGAGTTGTGGATGACTCGTTATCTGTCTGCTTAA
- the LOC117620526 gene encoding probable WRKY transcription factor 31 has protein sequence MAKGSGLSIDSDPFGFSLHNPIVLNSFQQDQYNHHQPCRTKKQQLHYSSLNMDMDASTIHQRSPPPPPLPPPTLQFSVNLNCTHEDVDNHHHHHHHHHQHSPEPPSNEKRKVIDERDFFADNKSHVGQDKSASADPADKMDLHGPTDMEFNVNTGLNLLLTNTSSEQSVVDDGISSNIEDKRAKSELAVLQAELERMNAENQRLRGMLNQVTTNYNALQVHLLTLMQSQKAEQNSSAAEGHGVFDGNNKVVVEEKKLINSNGSPVVVPRQFMDLGLAANNADTDEPSQSSSEEKSRERSGSLGENVKVAGHSDDQEKKEFGRGIGREESPDQPSQSWGPNKVPRLNSPKEVDQTEATMRKARVSVRARSEAPMITDGCQWRKYGQKMAKGNPCPRAYYRCTMAAGCPVRKQVQRCAEDRTILITTYEGNHNHPLPPAAMAMASTTSSAARMLLSGSMPSADGLMDSNFLTRTILPCSSSMATISASAPFPTVTLDLTQSPNPLQLQRPPGQFNIPFPNPSQNFTNGPVSLLPQIFGQALYNQSKFSGLQMSQDMERGQLGHQQQPGHQGQQQNSLADTVTAATAAIAADPNFTAALAAAITSIIGNAHPNNNSNNGTNPATNSNNNNGNGNGNTTSNNNKLSNSSFSAN, from the exons ATGGCCAAGGGAAGTGGACTCTCCATTGATTCAGATCCATTTGGGTTCTCTCTCCACAATCCCATAGTCCTCAACTCCTTTCAACAAGACCAATATAACCACCACCAACCCTGCAGGACCAAGAAGCAGCAGCTTCATTACTCCTCACTCAACATGGACATGGACGCCTCCACAATTCACCAGAGGTctcctcctccccctcctcttcctcctccaaCTCTGCAATTCTCAGTCAACCTCAACTGCACCCATGAAGATGTtgataatcatcatcatcatcatcatcatcaccatcagcACTCTCCTGAACCACCCTCCAATGAAAAACGTAAAGTCATCGACGAGAGGGACTTCTTCGCCGATAACAAGAGCCATGTTGGTCAAGACAAGTCTGCCTCCGCCGACCCTGCTGATAAAATGGACTTACATGGCCCGACGGATATGGAATTCAACGTAAAT ACTGGCTTGAATCTTCTCCTTACAAACACTAGCAGTGAGCAATCAGTGGTGGATGATGGCATTTCGTCGAACATAGAAGATAAAAGAGCTAAAAGTGAG cTGGCTGTTCTTCAAGCTGAGCTTGAGCGAATGAACGCGGAGAATCAACGTTTGAGAGGCATGCTTAATCAGGTGACTACCAATTACAACGCTCTTCAGGTGCATTTGCTGACTTTGATGCAAAGCCAGAAGGCTGAGCAGAACAGTAGCGCTGCTGAAGGCCATGGAGTGTTTGATGGGAACAACAAAGTAGTGGTGGAAGAAAAGAAGCTCATTAATAGCAATGGATCGCCAGTAGTGGTCCCTAGGCAGTTTATGGATCTCGGATTGGCTGCTAATAATGCTGACACTGATGAGCCTTCACAGTCTTCATCTGAAGAAAAAAGCCGCGAACGGTCTGGATCGCTTGGAGAGAATGTGAAGGTTGCAGGGCATAGTGATGATCAGGAGAAGAAGGAATTTGGAAGAGGGATTGGGAGAGAGGAGAGCCCAGATCAGCCATCACAGAGTTGGGGCCCGAACAAAGTTCCAAGGCTCAATTCTCCCAAAGAGGTTGATCAAACTGAGGCTACCATGAGGAAGGCAAGAGTTTCGGTCAGAGCTCGATCAGAGGCACCTATG ATCACTGACGGATGTCAATGGCGAAAGTATGGACAAAAGATGGCAAAGGGAAACCCGTGTCCTCGAGCTTATTATCGATGCACCATGGCTGCTGGTTGCCCAGTTCGAAAACAA GTACAAAGATGTGCAGAAGATAGGACAATCCTAATTACTACATATGAAGGCAATCACAACCACCCATTGCCTCCAGcagccatggcaatggcatCAACTACTTCATCCGCGGCACGAATGCTACTCTCAGGGTCTATGCCGAGTGCAGATGGCCTAATGGACTCAAACTTCCTCACCAGGACAATCCTCCCATGCTCCTCTAGCATGGCCACCATCTCAGCCTCAGCACCATTCCCTACTGTTACATTGGACTTAACACAATCACCAAACCCTTTACAGCTCCAAAGGCCACCAGGCCAATTCAACATCCCATTCCCGAACCCATCTCAGAATTTCACCAATGGACCCGTCTCATTGCTGCCTCAGATTTTTGGTCAAGCACTCTATAACCAGTCAAAATTCTCTGGCCTGCAAATGTCACAAGACATGGAGCGTGGCCAACTGGGTCACCAACAGCAACCAGGGCACCAAGGGCAGCAGCAGAACTCATTGGCTGACACTGTCACTGCAGCCACTGCCGCCATTGCAGCTGATCCAAACTTCACTGCAGCTCTGGCAGCAGCCATCACCTCCATTATTGGCAATGCTCATCCAAACAACAATAGTAACAACGGCACCAACCCTGCAACCAACTCAAACAACAACAACGGCAATGGCAATGGCAACACCACCAGCAACAACAATAAACTTAGCAATTCAAGTTTTTCAGCCAACTAA
- the LOC117621279 gene encoding aspartic proteinase A1-like, translating to MGTKFGASLVTPFLFLLLSHVVFSTTNDGLVRIGLKKMKIDQKCHMNRRSNANEQEETPGGPIRKYHLRGNLGDSEDTDIVALKNYMDAQYFGEIGIGSPAQKFTVIFDTGSSNLWVPSAKCYFSVACFFHSKYKSSQSSTYTKNGKSAAIQYGTGAIAGFFSQDHVTVGNLVVKDQDFIEATKEPGITFVAAKFDGILGLGFQEISVGNAVPVWYNLVNQGLVTEPVFSFWLNRNTEGEEGGEIVFGGVDSNHYKGEHTYVPVTQKGYWQFDMGDVLIGGETSGFCASGCSAIADSGTSLLAGPTTVITQINHAIGASGVVSQECKTVVEQYGKTIIEMLLAQAQPKKICSQIGFCTFDGTHGVSMGIESMVNEKLEMTSDGVHDAACTACEMAVVWMQNRLRLNETEDQILNYVNELCERLPSPSGESVVQCDALSSLPSVSFTIGGKLFDLAPEQYVLKVGEGVAAQCISGFIALDVAPPRGPLWILGDIFMGRYHTVFDYGNSTVGFAEAA from the exons ATGGGTACCAAATTTGGAGCCAGTTTGGTTACTCCCTTTCTCTTTCTGCTTCTGTCTCATGTGGTGTTTTCCACAACCAATGATGGGTTGGTCAGAATTGGActgaaaaagatgaaaatagaTCAAAAATGTCACATGAATAGAAGAAGTAATGCTAATGAGCAAGAAGAAACACCGGGAGGTCCTATTAGGAAGTATCATCTGCGTGGTAATCTTGGGGATTCTGAGGACACTGATATTGTTGCACTAAAGAACTATATGGATGCTCAGTATTTTGGTGAGATTGGCATTGGAAGTCCTGCTCAGAAGTTCACTGTGATATTTGACACTGGAAGTTCTAATCTTTGGGTGCCCTCAGCCAAGTGTTATTTCTCG GTTGCTTGCTTTTTTCACTCCAAGTATAAGTCTAGCCAATCAAGTACATACACAAAGAACG GAAAATCTGCGGCAATCCAGTATGGGACCGGCGCAATTGCAGGTTTCTTCAGCCAGGACCATGTCACTGTTGGCAATCTTGTTGTTAAGGATCAG GACTTTATTGAGGCAACGAAAGAGCCTGGCATCACATTCGTCGCAGCTAAGTTTGATGGTATACTTGGACTTGGATTTCAAGAGATCTCAGTTGGAAATGCTGTTCCTGTCTG GTATAATTTGGTCAATCAAGGTCTTGTTACAGAACCAGTTTTCTCATTTTGGTTAAATCGCAATACTGAAGGGGAAGAAGGGGGTGAGATTGTATTTGGTGGGGTTGATTCTAATCATTACAAGGGTGAGCATACATATGTTCCTGTGACTCAGAAAGGCTATTGGCAG TTTGATATGGGTGATGTCTTAATTGGTGGCGAAACATCTG GATTCTGTGCTAGTGGCTGTTCAGCAATTGCCGATTCAGGAACCTCCCTATTGGCTGGGCCAACA ACTGTTATCACCCAAATCAATCATGCCATTGGAGCCTCTGGTGTTGTAAGCCAAGAATGTAAGACAGTGGTTGAACAATATGGGAAAACTATAATAGAAATGTTGCTAGCtcag gcacaacccaaaaaaatttgctCCCAAATTGGTTTCTGCACTTTTGATGGAACTCATGGTGTGAG TATGGGCATTGAAAGTATGGTGAATGAGAAACTAGAAATGACATCTGACGGCGTGCATGATGCTGCATGTACTGCTTGTGAGATGGCAGTGGTATGGATGCAGAATCGGCTAAGGCTAAATGAGACAGAAGATCAGATCTTGAATTATGTCAATGAG CTCTGTGAACGACTTCCCAGTCCCAGTGGAGAATCGGTAGTTCAGTGTGACGCTCTATCCTCCTTACCCAGTGTATCATTTACCATTGGTGGTAAACTATTTGACCTTGCTCCAGAGCAG TACGTTCTCAAAGTCGGGGAGGGAGTTGCAGCTCAATGCATCAGTGGGTTTATCGCTTTAGATGTCGCTCCTCCTCGAGGACCACTCTG GATTTTGGGGGATATTTTCATGGGTCGGTATCACACCGTGTTCGACTATGGGAACTCAACAGTTGGATTTGCAGA